The segment AGTTATTCGCTAGGCCTAATAGCGCAGCAATTTTGATGACTTCTGATTTACTTTACAGAGAAAAAAAAAACACAGATCCACATGGTACACGCCATCAAGAGGAATGCTATACGAACTTAATGGCACACTTTCACAATTGAACATAATCAAAAAAATAAGAAGCTGCTTATatgatgtactccctccgttcctaaatacttgtctttctaggtatttcaacaagtgactacatacggagtaaaatgagtgaatctacactctaaaatatgtctacatacatccgtatgtagtagtcatttaaaatgtctagaaagacaaatatttaggaacggagggagtatgtactTACTTTACTCTGGTTAAAGTACATAAGAAGGAATAGGGCAACCCCATAAACCATATCAGACCAGATATTTGCAAATGCTTGTCGGTTTTCTAATCTCCATTCATCCCTCAGCTCTACCCTGTTAAAGTAACAGAGCAGACCCGTTACAGTTAACCAGATAAATTTATCGGGCCGCAAAACGATGTTCCTGACTATCATTTTCACAGAGAAGATGAATGTTCATGTCAAAATTGCAAGGGCACTAATATAAGCAACAACTTGGCAAGAAAGAATAATAGCCTCACGCTTTTTCCCGCAACTCTGACCAGAACTCCTCATCGGAAAGTGGAGGAGATTTACCAATCTCTACTTCAAAACGGAATCTTGCTTTCTCAATATTTAGGTCCTTTATCATCTGAATCTTCTGGCTGCGTCTTACATCAAGCATTTCAGCGGCGAGTGGTACCTTCTCGACATACCTGTTATTGTACAATGACCAGCGTAATCGATTCTTTCAACAAAAAAGAAAACAGAGGAAAGGGAAGATATGGAACGCCATAGCAGTAAGATGACTTACCTGTCTAGAAATGGCATCATAACATAGTCATGTACTAGAAGATCCAACACCCATGGAACAACGATCAACAATGCTAGGAATTTGGCCTGCAGAGTACAATTTTCTTGTTAGATCCAGTTCCCCAACATCTGTATGACTTCATCGAAAAGGATCTTGAGCAATGTTGCACGGTAATAAGGTTTGAGTTATTGTTATAGTACTAGGTATAATAGTAGACCGCATTGGAAAGCGGTGCACAATTGGTAGGAAAGATGATGAGAAAATTATATCTTGTAACTAGTGCTAGAAGTACCGATTTCGTCGAAGCGTATAGAAAAACCCGGTCCTCAAACAACATGTCGTTGTAATCTTCATCAATAGAGTCCCTAAAAGCTTCAGCGATGCCCTTGTCCCTCACTATCTCCGTCGGATCATCAGTTATCTGGTCCGACAAGCTCCCACCCCCGCCCCAATCACCATCGCCGGACGTGCTGCCCCAACCTATCCAATCCTCCCATGACCGCCCTTCTGCATTTTCGGCACCCTGCTGGGCTTCCCGCAGGTCGACAATCGCCTCTGCCTTGCTCTTCCACGTCTGAAACTTGTCATCCTCCGACAGGTCTTCGTTGCTAACAACCTGCTGGAGCAATTCATCATCCTCCCTCCAGCCGGCGAGGCTCTCTTCCTCATCGTTCCAATCAGAGAACCACGCCTTCCACCATGGCTGCTGCCTCTTGGAACGCCTCCTCTTCTTGGCAAAACCCACCAGGCGCCTCCCCACCCTTCTCCTCTGGGGACCGACATCGAACATCTTGCATGCGCAAAACCTCCGGTGCCCGATCCTCTCCTCTACGGCTAACCAGACCGCAACGCCGCTAGAGCTGACCACGTAGCAACTCATTAAAGGTCATGCAACGGAGACCACATCTTCCGGGCTACAGAACGGGGGCGGACGCACCTCTGGCAACCATGTGCTCACAGCCTCACAGAATTCCCTTCTTGCCACCCGTTTTCATTGCAAGGTAGCAGTATACACATCAAGAAACCAAGAATTTCCGAACTCCCGGAAGGCCGGAATACAGTCAACCCCTCTTCTTTGCAGAATCTGCGATTCGCAACAAGCAGGAGCCAGAGAATCGTATAGCCCCAGACCACGCTGCGGTGACCAGGGATGATGATGCTCTTGCTGGGAGTATTAATTTGGACACGCGCTCCAGAGTGGCGTCCACATATATCTTTGGGTTGGGATGGATAAGGGAGGAACACGACT is part of the Triticum urartu cultivar G1812 unplaced genomic scaffold, Tu2.1 TuUngrouped_contig_5256, whole genome shotgun sequence genome and harbors:
- the LOC125528975 gene encoding proton extrusion protein PcxA-like produces the protein MSCYVVSSSGVAVWLAVEERIGHRRFCACKMFDVGPQRRRVGRRLVGFAKKRRRSKRQQPWWKAWFSDWNDEEESLAGWREDDELLQQVVSNEDLSEDDKFQTWKSKAEAIVDLREAQQGAENAEGRSWEDWIGWGSTSGDGDWGGGGSLSDQITDDPTEIVRDKGIAEAFRDSIDEDYNDMLFEDRVFLYASTKSAKFLALLIVVPWVLDLLVHDYVMMPFLDRYVEKVPLAAEMLDVRRSQKIQMIKDLNIEKARFRFEVEIGKSPPLSDEEFWSELREKAVELRDEWRLENRQAFANIWSDMVYGVALFLLMYFNQSKVSTYSLRS